Proteins from one Amycolatopsis benzoatilytica AK 16/65 genomic window:
- a CDS encoding ribonuclease Z, with amino-acid sequence MSRRELVVLGSASQTPTRHRNHNGYLLRFDADGVLFDPGEGTQRQMTHAGVSANELTHLCVTHFHGDHSLGLAGVIQRLSLDAVAHPVRCHYPASGQEYFDRLRHSTVFHERTELVEHPASGPGPLDGPLSAYQLDHRIDCFGYRYAEPDGVRMLPDALAAAGVRGADVRKLQADGVFVTPERTVGLADVSVPRPGQVVAFVMDTRLCEGAFACAREADLLVAESTFRADDADLAHRYGHLTSTEAGLLAAESGARELLLTHFSQRYPYAEADRFRDEAAKVFDGEIHVARDLDVVPLPSRR; translated from the coding sequence ATGTCCCGACGCGAGCTCGTCGTGCTGGGTTCGGCGAGCCAGACGCCGACCCGGCACCGCAACCACAACGGCTACCTGCTGCGGTTCGACGCCGACGGCGTGCTTTTCGATCCGGGCGAAGGCACTCAGCGGCAGATGACGCACGCGGGCGTGTCGGCGAACGAACTGACCCATCTCTGCGTCACCCACTTCCACGGCGACCACAGCCTGGGCCTGGCCGGGGTGATCCAACGCCTCTCGCTCGACGCGGTCGCCCACCCGGTGCGCTGCCACTACCCGGCGTCCGGCCAGGAGTACTTCGACCGGTTGCGGCACTCGACGGTCTTCCACGAACGCACCGAACTGGTCGAGCACCCGGCCTCTGGACCCGGTCCGCTGGACGGCCCGCTGTCGGCGTATCAGCTGGACCACCGCATCGACTGCTTCGGCTACCGCTATGCCGAACCAGACGGCGTCCGGATGCTCCCGGACGCGTTGGCCGCGGCCGGCGTTCGCGGGGCCGACGTGCGGAAACTTCAGGCGGACGGCGTGTTCGTCACGCCTGAGCGCACCGTCGGGCTGGCGGACGTGAGCGTCCCGCGCCCGGGACAGGTGGTCGCGTTCGTGATGGACACGCGCCTGTGCGAGGGCGCGTTCGCCTGCGCCCGGGAAGCGGACCTGCTGGTGGCGGAATCGACCTTCCGCGCGGACGACGCCGACCTGGCGCACCGCTACGGGCACCTGACCAGCACCGAAGCCGGCCTCCTCGCGGCGGAGTCGGGTGCCCGGGAGTTGCTGCTCACGCACTTTTCGCAGCGATACCCCTACGCGGAGGCCGACCGGTTCCGCGATGAGGCGGCGAAGGTATTCGACGGGGAGATCCACGTGGCACGGGACTTGGACGTCGTGCCGCTGCCGTCGCGGCGTTGA